In one window of Chryseobacterium viscerum DNA:
- a CDS encoding DUF1015 domain-containing protein: MPVFKPFRGIRPHRDFESTFPTHPLDNFTQEEITEKAQVENTYINMIKPYVVSKSKDIDRNLRKIRSTFEELLDEKKLVQDNSAYYLYEQIYPNKQVFRGLLGLASIEDFWNGKIKRHESTIPQKKEKLAHYLEKVNLQAEPVLLTYPANSKIELLMNHEEKNVPIFNHVDTIGIRHKIWRIDNRLKLQQFKEVIDQIDSFYIADGHHRIGSTAINAKYHKEKNKKHNGTELYNFVYSFIVSNQSIKIHDYNRVLHDLNGISPEAFLKELEHYFLIHEKGETSYYPSQKFHISMYMDGKFYSLHVKHDLRSKEMSLDNLDHHLIDKYIFKNILKIEDPDSSELISYVKGTSNINGINLLKEKVDSGEGKVGFGIYPVSFNDMIKISDLRLSMPPKCTFIEPKLITALVMYDMKP; encoded by the coding sequence ATGCCTGTTTTTAAACCTTTCCGTGGAATAAGACCTCATAGAGACTTCGAGAGCACTTTCCCTACCCATCCACTGGATAATTTTACCCAGGAAGAGATCACTGAGAAGGCTCAAGTTGAAAATACTTACATCAATATGATCAAACCATATGTTGTAAGTAAATCTAAAGATATTGACCGGAACCTGCGAAAGATCCGTTCTACATTTGAAGAGCTTCTGGACGAGAAGAAATTGGTCCAGGACAATTCAGCCTACTATCTTTATGAGCAGATCTACCCCAACAAACAGGTGTTCAGAGGACTTCTGGGATTGGCAAGTATTGAAGATTTCTGGAATGGAAAAATCAAAAGACATGAAAGTACCATTCCTCAGAAAAAAGAAAAACTGGCTCATTACCTTGAAAAAGTAAACCTGCAGGCAGAACCTGTATTGCTTACTTATCCTGCCAACTCAAAAATTGAGCTGCTGATGAATCATGAGGAAAAAAATGTCCCTATCTTCAACCATGTGGATACCATTGGTATCAGACACAAAATCTGGAGAATAGACAACCGCCTGAAACTACAACAGTTTAAAGAAGTTATTGATCAGATTGATTCATTCTATATTGCTGACGGGCACCACAGAATTGGCTCTACAGCAATAAATGCCAAATATCATAAAGAGAAAAACAAAAAACATAATGGTACAGAGCTTTACAACTTTGTGTACAGTTTTATTGTTTCCAATCAGTCTATTAAAATTCATGATTATAACAGAGTTTTACATGACCTGAACGGTATTTCTCCCGAAGCTTTTCTAAAGGAACTTGAACATTATTTCCTTATTCATGAAAAAGGAGAGACCTCCTACTACCCTTCTCAGAAATTCCATATTTCAATGTATATGGATGGGAAGTTCTACTCTCTTCACGTGAAGCATGATCTCCGTTCCAAGGAAATGTCTCTTGATAACCTGGATCATCATCTTATTGACAAGTATATTTTCAAAAATATCCTGAAAATTGAAGATCCGGACAGCTCTGAGCTTATTTCTTATGTAAAAGGAACATCCAATATTAACGGAATCAATCTTTTAAAAGAAAAAGTAGACAGTGGTGAAGGTAAAGTTGGTTTCGGAATTTATCCTGTAAGTTTTAATGACATGATTAAAATTTCGGATCTAAGATTAAGCATGCCCCCGAAATGTACATTTATTGAACCAAAATTGATTACAGCTCTGGTAATGTACGATATGAAACCTTAA
- a CDS encoding M28 family peptidase — protein sequence MKKIFIILPLFLSGFLFSQKKPQKSPAKKTTLAKFNYHDEFRKISDEIMTNGKAYDNLGELTKGIGSRFSATPGYTKAVEWAEKKFKEIGIDMIWRQEAKAPVWIRGKESLQIKAGNGDWKNIRMLSFGNSEGTGGKDLTGEIVLINSTSELNAMSIGQLKDKIVFVNIPMDPKIINTSDSYLQTAKSKLISASIIAKTGAKALIIRSLTTANDDTPHAKMIYYEPDDKVKIPALSIGVRSADELEKTLKKQKVTAKINMTAESKGDTTNPNIIAEIQGKKDSKVIVLGAQLDSWDFGEGAIDDGTGVVQCIEVLRTLKALGYENNHTIRVVLYANSENGGQGREMYAAFVKKRDEKHVFALGTDAGGYSPRGFSLDMSPQRRRLIYPWKEYFLPYGVYDFDQTEAIQDISPLKKLDIPLAELVVDTQRYFDYHHSEQDTFDKVNKRELLLGAVAITQMIFMVDKNW from the coding sequence ATGAAAAAAATATTCATTATACTTCCACTCTTTTTGAGTGGATTTTTATTTTCTCAAAAAAAGCCACAAAAAAGTCCGGCAAAAAAGACAACTCTTGCCAAATTCAATTATCATGATGAATTCAGAAAAATTTCAGATGAAATCATGACCAACGGTAAGGCTTATGATAATCTTGGAGAACTTACAAAAGGGATCGGATCACGTTTCAGCGCAACTCCCGGTTATACAAAAGCCGTAGAATGGGCTGAAAAAAAATTCAAGGAAATAGGTATTGATATGATCTGGAGACAAGAAGCCAAAGCTCCTGTCTGGATCAGAGGAAAAGAATCTTTACAGATAAAAGCCGGAAATGGTGACTGGAAAAATATCAGAATGCTTTCTTTTGGAAATTCTGAAGGAACAGGCGGAAAAGACCTGACAGGTGAAATTGTTCTGATTAATTCCACTTCAGAACTTAATGCAATGTCCATAGGCCAGTTAAAAGATAAGATCGTTTTCGTGAATATTCCTATGGACCCGAAAATTATCAATACTAGTGATTCTTATCTGCAGACTGCAAAATCAAAATTAATCTCTGCTTCCATCATTGCTAAAACAGGTGCAAAAGCATTAATTATAAGATCACTGACAACAGCTAATGACGATACTCCTCATGCCAAAATGATTTACTACGAACCGGATGATAAAGTTAAAATCCCAGCTTTATCCATTGGAGTAAGATCTGCAGATGAGTTGGAGAAGACGTTAAAAAAGCAAAAAGTAACTGCTAAAATCAACATGACTGCTGAATCAAAAGGTGATACTACAAATCCAAATATTATTGCTGAAATTCAGGGAAAGAAAGATTCTAAAGTCATTGTTTTAGGTGCTCAGCTTGATTCGTGGGATTTTGGTGAAGGTGCCATTGATGATGGAACAGGAGTTGTTCAGTGTATCGAAGTTTTAAGAACACTGAAGGCATTGGGATATGAAAATAACCACACTATCCGCGTAGTTTTGTACGCCAACAGTGAAAACGGAGGCCAGGGCCGTGAGATGTATGCTGCTTTCGTAAAAAAAAGAGATGAAAAACACGTTTTTGCCTTAGGAACAGATGCCGGAGGTTATTCTCCGCGAGGATTTTCTCTGGATATGTCACCTCAAAGAAGAAGATTAATTTACCCATGGAAAGAATATTTCCTTCCTTATGGCGTTTATGATTTTGACCAGACAGAGGCAATTCAGGATATTTCGCCTTTAAAAAAACTTGACATCCCTTTAGCGGAACTGGTGGTTGATACCCAAAGATATTTTGATTATCACCATTCCGAACAAGATACTTTTGACAAAGTGAACAAAAGAGAATTGCTTCTCGGAGCAGTTGCCATCACACAGATGATTTTTATGGTTGATAAAAACTGGTAA
- a CDS encoding M28 family peptidase → MKKIAGTLLLLFGMAVFGQSKEDSIQFKRISTEILNNGKGYNELRELTKTIGNRLSGSEAYEKSVQWAAQKLRDAGADKVWLQEVMIPVWVRGKESLHIQTSNGKWKSIKMLSLGNSEGTNGKDISGEIIMVKSLEEYDKLPAEKVKDKIVFFNYPFNQGNVQTFISYRDASAYRRSTASLTAKKGGKFAIIRSLSSALDDVPHTGNMRYDENVSKIPAITIGNTSADELEILLKKQKVTAKLNSNCGMKGEKLSHSVIGEITGKKDKSVIVVGGHLDSWDVGEGAHDDGAGIVQSIEVLRTFKKLGIQNNHTIRAVCFANEENGTKGGKEYGKIAKENNEKHLFAIETDAGGFSPRGISLEMNDPQRNQIKSWVNLFLLYGVYNFEGKYSGSDIAPLHEMGVPTAELVPDPQRYFDIHHTEEDTFEKVNRRELLLGSAVMTQLIYMIDKNW, encoded by the coding sequence ATGAAAAAGATAGCAGGAACTTTATTATTGCTTTTTGGAATGGCTGTTTTTGGTCAGTCTAAAGAAGATTCTATCCAGTTCAAAAGAATTTCTACAGAAATCCTGAACAACGGCAAAGGATACAATGAACTGAGAGAACTTACCAAAACAATAGGCAATCGTTTAAGCGGTTCTGAAGCTTATGAAAAATCTGTACAATGGGCTGCACAGAAGCTCCGTGATGCCGGAGCTGATAAAGTATGGCTTCAGGAAGTCATGATCCCGGTATGGGTAAGAGGAAAAGAATCTCTGCACATCCAGACATCTAACGGAAAATGGAAAAGTATTAAAATGCTTTCTCTCGGGAATTCTGAAGGGACAAACGGAAAAGATATCTCAGGTGAAATTATTATGGTAAAATCACTGGAAGAATATGACAAACTTCCCGCAGAAAAGGTAAAAGATAAGATTGTATTCTTCAACTACCCTTTCAATCAGGGAAATGTACAGACTTTCATTTCTTACCGCGATGCCAGTGCTTACAGAAGATCCACTGCTTCATTGACAGCTAAAAAAGGAGGTAAATTTGCCATCATCCGGTCACTTTCTTCCGCTCTTGACGATGTACCTCATACAGGCAATATGCGCTATGATGAAAACGTATCAAAAATACCGGCCATTACGATCGGAAATACCTCTGCTGATGAACTGGAAATCCTGTTGAAAAAGCAGAAAGTAACAGCCAAACTTAATTCCAACTGTGGAATGAAAGGTGAAAAGCTTTCCCATTCTGTCATCGGGGAAATCACCGGAAAAAAGGACAAGAGCGTTATTGTTGTTGGCGGGCACCTTGATTCCTGGGATGTAGGGGAAGGTGCTCATGATGACGGAGCCGGAATTGTGCAAAGTATCGAGGTCTTGAGAACATTTAAAAAATTAGGAATACAAAATAACCATACCATCCGTGCAGTTTGTTTCGCTAATGAAGAAAACGGAACAAAAGGAGGAAAAGAATATGGCAAAATTGCCAAAGAAAACAATGAAAAGCATCTTTTTGCTATAGAAACAGATGCCGGAGGTTTCTCACCACGGGGAATTTCCCTGGAAATGAATGATCCTCAAAGAAATCAGATCAAAAGCTGGGTCAACCTGTTTTTACTTTATGGTGTTTACAATTTTGAAGGTAAATATTCCGGATCGGATATTGCCCCGCTTCATGAAATGGGAGTTCCCACAGCTGAACTGGTTCCTGATCCACAACGTTATTTTGACATTCACCATACCGAAGAAGACACTTTTGAAAAAGTCAACCGAAGAGAACTCTTACTTGGTTCTGCGGTAATGACACAACTTATTTATATGATTGATAAAAATTGGTAA
- a CDS encoding M20/M25/M40 family metallo-hydrolase produces the protein MKKILGTSLLLFGMAAFGQSKEDSIQFRKISTEILNNGKGYTELRELTKNIGHRLSGSEAYEKSVQWAAQKLRDAGADKVWLQEVMIPVWVRGKESLHIQTSNGKWKSLKMLSLGNSEGTGGKDISGEIIMVKSMEEYDKLPAEKVKDKIVFFNYPFSQSFIETFKAYGDAAKYRTTAASLTAKKGGKFAIVRSLSSAFDDVPHTGAMRYEDKVSKIPAVAIGSTTADELETLLKNQKITAKLNSNCGMKGEKLSHSVIGEITGKKDQSVIVVGGHLDSWDVGEGAHDDGAGIVQSIEVLRTFKKLGIQNNHTIRVVCFANEENGVKGGIQYGKIAKENNEKHLFAIETDAGGFAPRGIALDMDDAKRNQIKGWSNLFLPYGVYNFEERFSGTDLYPLHDMGIPAAELMPDSQRYFDIHHTEEDTFEKVNRRELLLGATALTQIIYMIDKNW, from the coding sequence ATGAAAAAGATACTAGGAACTTCATTATTACTTTTTGGAATGGCTGCTTTTGGCCAATCTAAAGAAGATTCCATCCAGTTCAGAAAAATCTCTACAGAAATCCTGAACAATGGAAAAGGATATACAGAGCTTAGAGAGCTCACAAAAAACATCGGACATCGTTTAAGCGGATCTGAAGCTTACGAAAAATCTGTACAATGGGCTGCACAGAAACTCCGTGATGCCGGGGCTGATAAAGTATGGCTTCAGGAAGTCATGATCCCGGTATGGGTAAGAGGAAAAGAATCTCTGCACATCCAGACATCTAACGGAAAATGGAAAAGTCTTAAAATGCTTTCCCTTGGAAATTCTGAAGGAACAGGAGGAAAAGATATTTCAGGAGAGATCATCATGGTAAAATCTATGGAAGAATACGACAAACTTCCAGCTGAAAAAGTGAAAGATAAAATTGTATTCTTCAATTATCCTTTCAGCCAATCATTTATAGAGACTTTCAAAGCATATGGTGATGCAGCAAAATACAGAACTACAGCTGCTTCTTTAACTGCTAAAAAAGGAGGTAAATTTGCCATCGTAAGATCTCTGTCATCTGCTTTTGATGATGTACCTCATACCGGAGCAATGCGATACGAGGACAAAGTCTCTAAAATACCTGCAGTAGCCATCGGAAGTACTACCGCAGATGAACTGGAAACCTTATTGAAGAATCAGAAAATCACCGCTAAACTTAATTCCAACTGTGGAATGAAAGGCGAAAAGCTTTCTCATTCTGTCATCGGGGAAATCACCGGCAAAAAAGACCAGAGCGTCATTGTTGTTGGCGGACACCTTGATTCCTGGGATGTAGGAGAAGGAGCTCATGACGACGGAGCCGGAATTGTACAAAGTATTGAGGTACTGAGAACCTTTAAAAAGTTGGGAATTCAGAACAACCACACCATCAGGGTAGTCTGCTTTGCCAATGAAGAAAACGGAGTAAAAGGTGGAATTCAATATGGTAAAATTGCCAAAGAAAACAATGAAAAACATCTTTTTGCTATAGAAACAGATGCCGGAGGCTTTGCACCAAGAGGAATTGCCCTGGATATGGATGATGCCAAAAGAAATCAGATTAAAGGCTGGTCAAATCTTTTCCTTCCTTACGGAGTTTACAATTTTGAAGAGCGGTTTTCCGGAACAGACCTATATCCTCTTCATGATATGGGAATTCCCGCCGCTGAACTGATGCCGGATTCTCAACGTTATTTCGATATTCATCATACAGAAGAAGATACTTTTGAAAAGGTGAACCGAAGAGAGCTTTTATTGGGAGCTACAGCTTTGACACAGATTATTTATATGATTGATAAAAACTGGTAA
- a CDS encoding peptidylprolyl isomerase produces MNVDKEIYEGLNDGLYANLQTTKGNLIVKFEDKKAPVTVANFIGLAEGKIDNKAKAKGVPYYDGTIFHRVIKDFMIQGGDPKGTGAGDPGYKFEDERNDLKHTGKGILSMANSGPNTNGSQFFITEVATPWLDGKHTIFGKVVKGNDVIDAIANVEKGAQDKPKTDIVLEKVSVFSKGDEYKHYDAAKTFNEGKAKIAENNKAFLAKEEAEKKKREEEFKANQEKLVENLKAGMQKTESGLYYKITKTADGKAPKAGDNVSVHYAGKLVDGTEFDSSFKRNEPIEIPIGMGRVIKGWDEGILLLKEGETATLLIPPAMAYGERGAGGVIPPNSWLVFDVELVKVK; encoded by the coding sequence ATGAACGTAGACAAAGAAATTTACGAAGGTCTTAATGACGGACTTTATGCCAATCTTCAAACTACAAAAGGTAACTTAATTGTAAAATTTGAAGACAAGAAAGCACCAGTAACTGTAGCCAACTTTATCGGTCTTGCAGAAGGGAAAATTGACAACAAAGCTAAGGCTAAAGGAGTTCCTTACTATGATGGAACTATTTTCCACAGAGTGATCAAAGATTTCATGATCCAGGGGGGAGACCCTAAAGGTACTGGAGCAGGTGATCCGGGATATAAGTTCGAGGACGAAAGAAACGACCTTAAACATACAGGAAAAGGTATTCTTTCTATGGCAAACTCAGGACCTAATACAAATGGTTCTCAGTTCTTCATCACTGAAGTTGCTACTCCTTGGTTAGACGGAAAACACACCATCTTCGGAAAAGTAGTAAAAGGTAACGATGTGATTGATGCTATTGCTAACGTTGAAAAAGGAGCTCAGGATAAGCCTAAAACAGATATCGTTTTAGAAAAAGTTTCTGTTTTCAGTAAAGGTGACGAGTACAAGCACTACGATGCAGCTAAAACTTTCAACGAAGGAAAAGCTAAAATTGCAGAAAACAATAAAGCTTTTTTAGCCAAAGAAGAAGCTGAAAAGAAGAAAAGAGAAGAAGAATTCAAAGCTAACCAGGAGAAATTAGTTGAAAACTTAAAAGCTGGTATGCAAAAAACTGAATCAGGTCTTTACTATAAAATCACAAAAACAGCTGACGGTAAAGCTCCAAAAGCTGGTGACAACGTATCTGTACACTATGCAGGTAAATTAGTAGACGGAACTGAATTTGATTCTTCATTCAAGAGAAATGAGCCGATCGAAATTCCAATCGGAATGGGAAGAGTAATCAAAGGATGGGATGAAGGTATCCTGTTATTGAAAGAAGGTGAAACTGCTACATTATTGATCCCGCCGGCAATGGCTTACGGAGAAAGAGGCGCAGGAGGAGTGATCCCACCAAACTCTTGGTTGGTTTTCGATGTTGAGCTTGTAAAAGTAAAATAA
- a CDS encoding FKBP-type peptidyl-prolyl cis-trans isomerase: MKKILFISVISLLSCNRNAQTAHPPVGGVLSQKDLDVSKNRMKNLNVIERGQIQDWISGQSVKYYPTQLNYWVTAEGYDQRERRKDETLISYSYDLYDFDETKIYDQSFERRDAKFGHFDELRAVENALRFIHDGEEVTLLVPSSLAYGTYGDEKKIDNDIPLIIKLKAL, translated from the coding sequence ATGAAAAAAATACTCTTCATATCAGTCATAAGCCTGTTGAGCTGCAACAGAAATGCACAGACGGCCCATCCTCCTGTAGGTGGTGTTTTAAGCCAAAAAGATCTGGATGTTTCTAAAAACAGGATGAAAAATCTTAACGTCATAGAAAGAGGCCAGATTCAGGATTGGATCAGTGGGCAGTCTGTGAAGTATTATCCTACGCAGCTTAATTACTGGGTAACGGCGGAAGGTTATGATCAGAGAGAAAGAAGAAAAGATGAAACTTTGATTTCCTATTCTTATGATCTGTATGATTTTGACGAGACTAAAATCTATGACCAGTCTTTTGAGAGAAGAGATGCCAAATTCGGGCACTTTGATGAACTGAGAGCTGTGGAGAACGCTTTGCGTTTTATACATGATGGAGAGGAAGTAACGCTTTTGGTACCGTCTTCTTTGGCCTACGGAACTTACGGAGACGAAAAGAAAATAGACAACGACATTCCATTAATCATAAAATTAAAAGCCCTATAA
- a CDS encoding branched-chain amino acid aminotransferase has translation MIIQKTENSRISTFDPNDFSFGGTFIDHMIICEYENGKWGDVKLVPYGPIPFTPAMMGVNYGQACFEGMKAYKDKDGQVFLFRPEKNFERINKSAKRLAMPEVTEEMFLDGLKALVDMDREWIPQGEGMSLYIRPLIFATEEALKARVSNKYMFAIVATPAKSYYSEPVSVKISDHYSRAANGGVGSAKAAGNYAASFYPTQLAIEEGYEQIIWTDDATHEYFEESGTMNVFVRINDTIYTPPTSEKILDGVTRDSFIQLAKKRGIEVKIEPIPVKTVIEALKNGSLKEVWGVGTAVVTTQFQALGYEGEKLELPRLSDEESFAAILKKDLVDLQNNLSEDPFGWRVVVDHALETV, from the coding sequence ATGATAATTCAAAAAACTGAAAACTCCAGAATTTCTACATTTGACCCTAACGATTTTTCATTTGGTGGTACTTTCATAGATCATATGATTATATGTGAGTATGAAAATGGGAAATGGGGTGATGTAAAATTAGTTCCTTACGGTCCGATTCCATTTACCCCTGCCATGATGGGAGTAAACTATGGACAAGCTTGTTTTGAAGGTATGAAAGCCTATAAAGATAAAGACGGGCAGGTTTTCCTTTTCAGGCCTGAAAAGAATTTTGAACGTATCAATAAGTCGGCAAAACGTCTTGCTATGCCTGAGGTAACTGAAGAAATGTTTTTAGACGGATTAAAAGCGTTGGTAGATATGGATAGAGAGTGGATTCCACAGGGGGAAGGAATGTCTCTTTATATCAGACCACTGATTTTTGCTACGGAGGAAGCTTTGAAAGCAAGAGTATCCAATAAATATATGTTTGCCATTGTTGCAACACCAGCAAAGAGCTACTATTCTGAGCCGGTATCTGTAAAAATCTCTGATCACTACTCAAGAGCGGCAAACGGAGGAGTAGGTTCTGCAAAAGCTGCAGGTAACTATGCTGCTTCTTTCTATCCTACTCAATTGGCAATAGAAGAAGGTTACGAGCAAATCATCTGGACAGATGATGCTACTCACGAATATTTTGAAGAGAGTGGTACAATGAATGTATTTGTAAGAATCAATGATACTATTTATACACCTCCAACTTCTGAGAAAATTCTTGATGGAGTAACAAGAGACAGCTTCATTCAGTTAGCTAAGAAAAGAGGAATTGAAGTGAAAATAGAGCCAATTCCTGTGAAAACAGTGATTGAAGCTTTGAAGAACGGTTCTCTTAAAGAAGTATGGGGAGTAGGTACGGCAGTGGTAACTACTCAGTTCCAGGCTTTAGGATATGAAGGTGAAAAGCTTGAACTTCCAAGGTTATCTGATGAAGAAAGCTTTGCTGCTATTCTTAAGAAAGACTTGGTAGATCTGCAAAACAATCTTTCTGAAGATCCTTTCGGATGGAGAGTTGTGGTAGATCACGCTTTGGAAACAGTTTAA
- the mnmD gene encoding tRNA (5-methylaminomethyl-2-thiouridine)(34)-methyltransferase MnmD, which yields MKREIKTTNDGSKTLFINELNENYHSHHGALQEAEHVFIKNGLNLINDCEINILELGFGTGLNVLVTINEYLKTDKNHVINYFSLEKYPINESEVKDLAYFEHFDNPEFKNIYQKIHLADWEKSVEIISGFHLKKIECDFFDLKDIDLPKINLVYFDCFGARVQPDLWEKPLFELVSDKMAINGLLTTYSSKGSVRRILQELNFQVEKKQGPPGKREMINAIKL from the coding sequence TTGAAAAGAGAGATTAAGACCACAAACGACGGTAGTAAAACATTGTTTATCAATGAATTAAATGAAAACTATCATTCTCACCACGGAGCACTTCAGGAAGCTGAACATGTGTTTATTAAAAACGGACTAAATTTGATAAATGATTGCGAAATTAATATTTTAGAACTCGGTTTTGGAACAGGTTTGAATGTTTTAGTAACAATTAATGAATATTTAAAAACTGACAAAAATCATGTCATCAATTATTTTTCGCTTGAAAAATATCCCATAAATGAATCCGAAGTTAAGGATTTGGCTTACTTTGAACATTTTGACAACCCTGAGTTTAAAAATATTTATCAGAAAATTCATCTGGCAGATTGGGAGAAGTCAGTAGAAATTATTAGTGGATTCCACTTAAAAAAGATAGAATGTGATTTTTTTGACCTAAAAGACATCGATTTGCCTAAAATCAATCTTGTTTATTTCGATTGTTTTGGTGCCAGAGTGCAGCCTGATCTTTGGGAAAAACCATTATTTGAACTGGTTTCTGACAAAATGGCCATTAACGGATTATTAACCACCTACTCTTCTAAAGGCAGCGTAAGAAGAATTCTTCAGGAACTGAATTTCCAGGTTGAAAAAAAGCAGGGGCCTCCGGGAAAGAGAGAGATGATCAATGCAATTAAATTGTAA
- a CDS encoding NUDIX domain-containing protein produces the protein MIDKINIRVYACAVKDKQVLTLFEEYAGEPLMKFPGGGLEYGEGVLECLHREFDEELNVKINVLEHFYTQENFLVSRFKENEQLLTIYYIVDIVNEEDFIILDPCIEKTEWIDIDRPDNPFPLPIDKIVFDKLKEKFL, from the coding sequence ATGATAGATAAGATCAACATTAGAGTGTATGCGTGTGCAGTAAAAGATAAACAAGTTCTGACTTTATTTGAAGAATATGCCGGCGAACCTTTAATGAAATTTCCGGGTGGCGGATTGGAATATGGTGAAGGAGTACTGGAATGCCTGCATCGTGAGTTTGATGAAGAGCTGAATGTAAAGATCAATGTCCTGGAACATTTTTACACCCAGGAAAACTTCCTGGTTTCCCGCTTCAAAGAAAACGAACAGCTTCTTACCATATATTATATAGTAGATATAGTGAATGAAGAAGATTTTATTATCCTGGATCCCTGCATCGAAAAAACAGAGTGGATTGACATAGACAGACCAGACAACCCTTTCCCTCTTCCGATAGATAAGATTGTATTTGATAAATTAAAAGAAAAATTCCTGTAA
- a CDS encoding DUF4294 domain-containing protein, with product MNFSKIICLFIFFFGVSVFGQKDGVVAKPLNQYPAESLKTDEFGNKYYYDEQQKVKIYEINGEPVVVLDELVLVNKPRFNNQLDKNYYYFLNKKLYRVYPLFVTALQQYRDIQKDMNDMDSKAKRKFVRERQNMLADQYEKQLRDLTTTEGQVFAKLMNRATGKNVYEIIKELRGGWSAFWWNVKGKMADIDLKDHYDPHNNRTDEFVESLLQSNWNSGYLQPYPGANDFKVKK from the coding sequence ATGAATTTTAGTAAGATTATCTGCCTTTTTATTTTCTTTTTTGGAGTCAGTGTTTTTGGCCAAAAGGATGGCGTAGTGGCGAAACCACTCAATCAATATCCAGCTGAATCCTTGAAAACGGATGAATTTGGTAATAAATATTATTATGACGAGCAGCAAAAAGTCAAGATTTATGAAATCAATGGTGAGCCTGTAGTTGTATTAGATGAATTGGTTTTGGTTAATAAACCAAGATTTAATAATCAGTTGGATAAAAATTACTATTATTTCCTTAATAAAAAACTGTACAGAGTGTATCCGCTATTTGTTACTGCACTACAACAGTATAGAGATATCCAGAAAGATATGAATGATATGGATAGTAAGGCTAAAAGAAAATTTGTAAGAGAACGACAGAATATGCTGGCAGATCAGTATGAAAAACAACTGAGAGATCTTACCACTACCGAAGGGCAGGTTTTTGCAAAGCTGATGAACAGAGCTACCGGAAAAAACGTCTATGAAATCATCAAAGAACTGAGAGGTGGATGGAGCGCTTTCTGGTGGAATGTAAAAGGAAAGATGGCCGATATTGATCTGAAAGACCACTACGATCCACACAACAACAGAACTGATGAATTTGTAGAGTCACTGCTTCAGTCCAATTGGAATTCAGGGTATCTGCAGCCTTATCCGGGAGCGAATGATTTTAAAGTCAAAAAATAA